The DNA segment GACCTTACCTATGACTGTGATAGGTTTTGCCGTCAATGTTCCTTTTGCACTGATTTTTAAGGAAATATAATGATAAAACGAACATTGCTGCTGACGCTGTTCCCGCTCATCGCCTTTGCTGAAGAACTGCCTGCCCCGGTTAAAGCGATAGAAAAACAGGGAATTACGATCCTGAAGTCTTTTGACGCCCCCGGCGGAATGAAAGGCTATCTGGGCAAATACCAGGATATGGGCGTGACCATCTACCTCACGCCTGACGGGAAACACGCGATTTCCGGCTACATGTACGACGAAAAAGGCGCAAACCTCAGTAATGCGCTGATAGAAAAAGAGATCTACGCCCCGGTCGGCAGAGAAATGTGGCAGCGGATGGAAAAAGCGTCGTGGATTCTGGACGGCAAAAAAGAGGCGCCGGTGATTCTTTATGTCTTTGCGGACCCTTTCTGCCCTTACTGCAAACAGTTCTGGCAGCAGGCGCGCCCCTGGGTCGAATCCGGCAAAGTACAATTGCGGACGCTACTGGTGGGCGTGATCAAACCCGAAAGCCCGGCAACGGCTGCCGCTATCTTATCCACCCGCGATCCGGCAAAAACCTGGCATGACTATGAAGCGTCA comes from the Citrobacter koseri ATCC BAA-895 genome and includes:
- the dsbG gene encoding thiol:disulfide interchange protein DsbG; the protein is MIKRTLLLTLFPLIAFAEELPAPVKAIEKQGITILKSFDAPGGMKGYLGKYQDMGVTIYLTPDGKHAISGYMYDEKGANLSNALIEKEIYAPVGREMWQRMEKASWILDGKKEAPVILYVFADPFCPYCKQFWQQARPWVESGKVQLRTLLVGVIKPESPATAAAILSTRDPAKTWHDYEASGGKLNLAIPSPLPEDKMKMLNIHQKLMDDLGANATPAIYYMNKENMLQQVVGLPEKAQLDIMMGEH